The region AGGTCATCTTTGATTACGTAGTCTTGGACTCCAAGTTTCATGGCTTCAACTGCAACGTTTTCGCTTCCTTTGCTGGTAAGCAAAATGATGGGAATTTCGATGCTTTTTTTCTTCAGTTCTTGAACTAATTCGATGCCTGTCATGTCGGGTAGTCTGTAGTCCGAAATGAGCAGGTCAAAGTTTTCTTTTTGAACAATGTTTAATCCTTTTGTTGCTGTGTCCACAGTTTTTAGGTCATAGTTGATGGGCATCTTTTGTTTGAGGGACCGCGTTAGAATCAGTTGGTCGTCGGGGTTGTCTTCAACATACAGTATATTTATTTTTGATTCAACCAATTTTTTCATCTCCATTTTACGGTATTTTTGATAAAGTTACCCAGTAACGTTTGATTTCCATCACTGCCTCAACGAAGTCTTCAAAACTAACTGGCTTCACAATGAAGCTGTTACACCCTAACTTGTAGGCGCGTTCAATATCTTCAGGTCTACTCGACGAGGTCAAAACAATTATTGGAACGCTCTTCAGTTTTTCGTCGCCTTTTATTGTTTCCAGCACTTCAAAGCCGTCAACCTTAGGCATGTTCAAATCGAG is a window of Candidatus Bathyarchaeum sp. DNA encoding:
- a CDS encoding response regulator, producing the protein MDDSPDDITIAKRAFAKSNFHNKIYVTQNGEEAIQFLRKEGKYKNMPTAGLVILDLNMPKVDGFEVLETIKGDEKLKSVPIIVLTSSSRPEDIERAYKLGCNSFIVKPVSFEDFVEAVMEIKRYWVTLSKIP